A single genomic interval of Cucumis sativus cultivar 9930 chromosome 5, Cucumber_9930_V3, whole genome shotgun sequence harbors:
- the LOC116403943 gene encoding protein ANTAGONIST OF LIKE HETEROCHROMATIN PROTEIN 1-like, with the protein MQNCLGALDGTYIKVNVSQTDRPRYRTRKGEVATNVLGVCDTKGDFVFVLAGWEGSAADSCILRDAIARPNWLHVPQEGFLAPYRGQRYHLQEWQGARNAPAAAKEYFNMKHFAARNVIERAFDLLKDRWTILRGKSYYLVQIQCRTILVCCLLHNLINREMTNVDFVDDVDEGDSTYATIGGDDIQFVENSNEWTQLRDDLAAEMFNEWQLHNE; encoded by the exons ATGCAAAACTGCCTTGGGGCATTAGATGGCACGTACATCAAGGTGAACGTGTCGCAAACCGATAGGCCTAGGTATAGAACACGTAAGGGAGAAGTTGCCACAAACGTCCTCGGTGTGTGTGATACGAAAGGCGACTTCGTCTTCGTATTGGCTGGTTGGGAAGGGTCCGCAGCAGATTCGTGCATTCTTCGAGATGCTATTGCACGACCAAATTGGTTGCATGTTCCTCAGG AGGGATTTCTAGCTCCTTATAGAGGACAAAGATACCACTTGCAAGAGTGGCAAGGAGCGAGAAATGCCCCTGCCGCCGCGAAAGAGTACTTCAACATGAAACATTTTGCCGCAAGAAATGTTATTGAACGAGCGTTCGATTTGTTGAAGGATCGATGGACAATCCTTCGCGGCAAGTCGTACTATCTCGTGCAAATTCAATGTCGAACAATTCTAGTGTGTTGCCTACTACACAATCTCATCAACCGCGAGATGACGAATGTCGATTTCGTTGACGACGTTGACGAAGGAGACTCCACCTACGCGACAATTGGAGGTGATGACATTCAATTCGTTGAGAACTCAAACGAATGGACGCAATTGAGGGATGATTTGGCCGCAGAGATGTTCAATGAATGGCAGTTGCATAACGAATAG